In the Chlorobium limicola DSM 245 genome, one interval contains:
- a CDS encoding NUDIX hydrolase, producing MKRSGASIIFINSRSEVLLLLRDDKPGIPYPNMWDLPGGHVEASETPEACIVREMQEEIETDVSSCRLYAVCDFPDRIEHIFLMDLDAAAEEIPLHEGQALRWFSVHELVGLPLAYGFDLVLSDFFAALRQNQITTRPKT from the coding sequence ATGAAACGATCCGGAGCAAGCATTATATTCATCAACAGCCGCAGCGAAGTGCTGCTGCTCCTCAGGGACGACAAGCCGGGCATTCCCTATCCGAACATGTGGGATCTCCCCGGTGGCCACGTCGAAGCGAGCGAGACTCCCGAAGCGTGTATCGTGAGGGAAATGCAGGAAGAGATCGAAACAGACGTATCCTCCTGCCGTCTGTACGCCGTCTGCGACTTTCCCGACCGTATCGAACATATCTTCCTGATGGATCTGGATGCAGCGGCAGAAGAAATTCCCCTTCACGAAGGTCAGGCCCTGCGCTGGTTCTCTGTGCACGAGCTGGTTGGTCTGCCGCTCGCTTATGGATTCGATCTGGTACTCAGCGACTTTTTTGCCGCTCTTCGGCAAAACCAGATCACGACAAGACCGAAAACATAA
- a CDS encoding methylglyoxal synthase has protein sequence MQYKDVNMEAAKRIALVAHDNKKADLLAWAKFNRDLLEHHTLYATGTTGSVFENELGLTVHKLMSGPLGGDQQIGARIAGSEIDFLIFFWDPLEPQPHDPDVKALLRMAVVWNIPTACNRATADFMISSPLMDRDYNRQVPDYDFYTNRFQQP, from the coding sequence ATGCAGTACAAGGACGTAAACATGGAAGCGGCAAAACGGATCGCCCTTGTTGCTCACGACAACAAAAAAGCCGATCTCCTTGCCTGGGCTAAATTCAACCGCGATCTGCTCGAGCATCATACGCTCTATGCAACGGGAACCACCGGAAGTGTTTTCGAGAATGAACTGGGCCTCACGGTGCACAAACTCATGAGCGGGCCTCTTGGAGGGGATCAGCAGATCGGCGCAAGAATCGCCGGAAGTGAAATTGATTTTCTGATCTTTTTCTGGGATCCGCTGGAGCCACAGCCCCACGACCCCGATGTTAAGGCTCTTCTGCGCATGGCTGTTGTCTGGAACATCCCCACTGCCTGCAACCGCGCGACGGCAGATTTCATGATCTCCTCTCCCCTGATGGACAGGGATTATAACCGCCAGGTTCCGGATTACGATTTCTACACCAACCGCTTCCAGCAACCGTAA
- a CDS encoding DUF134 domain-containing protein, whose product MTRPVKCRKVSCEAPYRVFRPAGSSSDALEEVMLSFDELEAIRLADVEGLYQEAAARQMNVSRQTFGNILASARHKVGEMLIYGRQLTVTGGNIMVTSEERVFGCAACGHEWSMAHGLPRPDVCPSCANENIHRRSTGGGFGGGRMGGGRCRGLKSGQNREGRGQGCGSGAGFHGDNNQRDHAHGGQVDQQ is encoded by the coding sequence ATGACAAGACCAGTAAAGTGCAGAAAAGTGAGCTGTGAGGCTCCATACCGGGTGTTCAGGCCTGCGGGATCTTCTTCGGATGCGCTTGAAGAGGTGATGCTTTCTTTTGACGAGCTTGAAGCTATACGGCTTGCCGATGTGGAGGGCCTTTATCAGGAGGCTGCGGCCCGGCAGATGAATGTATCGCGTCAGACCTTCGGCAATATTCTTGCTTCGGCCCGGCATAAGGTTGGAGAGATGTTGATTTATGGAAGACAGTTAACCGTAACAGGAGGAAATATCATGGTTACCAGTGAAGAAAGAGTGTTCGGATGTGCAGCTTGCGGACATGAGTGGAGTATGGCTCACGGCTTGCCGAGGCCGGACGTCTGCCCTTCGTGCGCAAACGAAAACATTCACCGCCGTTCTACGGGCGGAGGATTCGGAGGCGGTCGAATGGGAGGCGGAAGATGCCGGGGTTTGAAATCCGGCCAGAACCGCGAGGGCCGGGGTCAGGGTTGCGGGAGCGGAGCAGGTTTTCATGGCGACAATAACCAGCGCGATCATGCTCATGGCGGGCAGGTCGATCAACAATAA
- a CDS encoding aminoacyl-histidine dipeptidase, whose translation MSTDIRELDPREVWRHFHSLTRIPRPSGHEEKVRAFIAGFGRSLGLDTTVDEAGNVIIRKPATSGMEEYRGIILQAHLDMVPQKNGGTLHDFETDPIEPIVDGGWVRARGTTLGADNGIGVAAAMAVLESGDLRHGPLEALFTSEEESGMAGALRLKPGMLKGGILLNLDSEDEGELFIGCAGGLDATMTFSYDEQVVPAGYEGYMLRVNGLRGGHSGMDIHLGRGNANKIMNRLLHQGYLRHGMLIGAIEGGTLRNAIPRESSALVVVPALQRDGFLDGLGRLGADIKNELASADPGVRIEAVSAALPELVIGEPVAERMLRAIHACPDGVMRMSCEMAGVVETSSNLAIVTSSDGEITVQCLLRSSVDSALEELATMIGSVFELAGAVAVFDGGYPGWKPDPGSPVLKGMLEIYHEKFGTTPEVKAVHAGLECGIIGSIYSEIDMISFGPTIRYPHSPDEKVEIASVEKFWDFLVETIGRVSSGSGGCGFIPAGRTHR comes from the coding sequence ATGAGTACAGATATTCGCGAGCTTGACCCTCGGGAGGTGTGGAGGCATTTTCACAGCCTTACCCGGATTCCTCGTCCTTCGGGGCACGAAGAGAAAGTCAGGGCGTTCATCGCAGGTTTCGGACGGAGTCTCGGCCTGGATACAACGGTCGATGAAGCGGGAAACGTCATTATCCGCAAACCCGCTACATCCGGAATGGAAGAGTATCGGGGGATTATTCTGCAGGCCCATCTCGACATGGTGCCGCAGAAAAACGGCGGTACGTTGCATGATTTTGAAACCGATCCTATCGAACCCATTGTCGATGGCGGGTGGGTGCGAGCCCGCGGTACCACGCTTGGCGCCGATAACGGTATTGGCGTGGCGGCGGCCATGGCCGTACTGGAATCAGGCGACTTGCGGCACGGTCCGCTGGAAGCGCTTTTCACGTCCGAAGAGGAGAGCGGTATGGCCGGAGCCTTGCGACTGAAACCCGGCATGCTCAAAGGCGGAATACTTCTGAACCTTGATTCTGAAGACGAGGGGGAGCTGTTCATCGGTTGTGCGGGCGGCCTTGATGCAACAATGACTTTCAGCTATGACGAACAGGTCGTTCCTGCCGGTTACGAAGGGTACATGCTCAGGGTGAACGGGTTGCGTGGCGGACACAGCGGCATGGATATTCATCTCGGCCGAGGTAACGCCAACAAAATCATGAACCGGTTGCTGCATCAGGGGTACCTGCGTCATGGAATGCTGATCGGTGCGATCGAGGGCGGAACCCTCCGCAACGCCATTCCGCGTGAATCCTCGGCTCTGGTGGTCGTGCCTGCCTTGCAGAGGGATGGGTTTCTTGATGGGCTTGGCCGACTTGGCGCTGATATAAAAAACGAGCTTGCTTCCGCCGATCCCGGAGTGAGGATTGAAGCGGTCTCTGCCGCGTTACCGGAGCTGGTTATCGGGGAGCCTGTTGCTGAGAGGATGCTCAGGGCGATCCACGCCTGTCCGGACGGGGTGATGCGCATGAGCTGCGAGATGGCCGGTGTGGTAGAAACTTCCAGCAATCTTGCAATCGTCACCTCCAGCGACGGAGAAATTACTGTTCAGTGCCTGCTCCGCAGTTCGGTGGATTCCGCCCTCGAGGAGCTTGCGACAATGATCGGCAGCGTGTTCGAACTGGCCGGAGCGGTTGCGGTATTCGACGGAGGCTATCCCGGCTGGAAACCCGATCCCGGATCTCCGGTTCTGAAAGGCATGCTGGAGATCTACCATGAAAAATTCGGGACGACTCCGGAAGTCAAGGCTGTGCATGCCGGTTTGGAATGCGGAATCATCGGAAGCATCTACAGCGAGATCGATATGATCTCCTTTGGTCCCACAATCCGTTATCCGCACTCGCCGGATGAAAAAGTGGAAATCGCATCGGTCGAAAAATTCTGGGATTTTCTCGTTGAGACAATCGGCAGGGTTTCTTCAGGGTCAGGAGGCTGTGGTTTCATCCCGGCAGGACGAACCCATCGGTGA
- a CDS encoding endonuclease/exonuclease/phosphatase family protein, whose product MPVYSSLRIRENDAGHIKAWKKRTAEKLLLLRAALDTHIADASGEESAERACERNGRQWLRLATWNIREFDTLKYGGRLKESLYFIAEIISHFDIVALQEVREDLACLQSVVQFLGQHEWDYIATDVTEGSSGNRERMVFIYQKNRVRFTSIAGEVMLDKGDLVTDSSGLCFRDASGLKVEFPEGVTLLPSGDVPVIKRKGKVLLEDDLVIPLPAGTRIVLPEGSSLVLPGGTQLPVENGQVALDAASHQAWSPHALVRPPYDLLSGIGLQFARSPFLVTFQAGWLKFILCTVHIYYGTGKEGLARRNEEIRKLTRFLSRRAESEHDSDAENFFFVLGDFNIVGKKHVTWESLHSNGFRVPEQLQKIPAGSNAARDKAYDQIAFWQPTAAGHPGTTFIDVGNAGIFDYFKYVFRWGDDDHDGEDERYYAEKTKTHKLAYKEWRTYQMSDHLPMWIELRTDFGTDYLSAVSASD is encoded by the coding sequence ATGCCAGTTTACTCGTCACTCAGGATCAGGGAAAACGATGCCGGACACATCAAGGCCTGGAAAAAAAGAACCGCAGAGAAGCTGCTTCTGCTGCGTGCGGCGCTCGATACCCATATCGCCGATGCTTCAGGGGAGGAGTCTGCCGAACGCGCCTGCGAAAGGAACGGACGGCAATGGCTGAGACTTGCCACATGGAATATCCGCGAGTTCGATACGTTAAAATATGGTGGTCGTCTCAAGGAGTCACTCTATTTTATTGCTGAAATAATTTCGCATTTCGATATCGTAGCGCTTCAGGAAGTTCGTGAGGACCTTGCCTGCCTGCAGTCGGTCGTACAGTTTCTCGGTCAGCATGAGTGGGATTATATCGCAACAGACGTTACCGAGGGCTCTTCGGGAAACCGGGAACGTATGGTGTTTATCTACCAGAAAAACCGGGTGCGTTTCACCAGCATAGCGGGCGAGGTGATGCTTGACAAAGGCGATCTGGTCACCGATTCTTCCGGCTTGTGCTTTCGCGACGCTTCGGGGCTGAAAGTGGAGTTTCCTGAAGGTGTTACGCTTTTGCCTTCCGGCGATGTTCCTGTTATAAAAAGAAAAGGCAAGGTGCTGCTGGAGGACGATCTGGTGATTCCTCTTCCCGCCGGTACCAGGATAGTTTTGCCTGAAGGAAGTTCGCTTGTTCTGCCCGGCGGCACTCAGCTTCCTGTTGAAAACGGTCAGGTCGCCCTGGATGCAGCTTCGCATCAGGCATGGTCGCCTCATGCGCTGGTCCGACCGCCGTATGATCTTCTTTCGGGTATCGGCCTGCAGTTCGCACGTTCACCTTTTCTTGTCACCTTCCAGGCTGGCTGGCTGAAATTCATTCTCTGTACCGTCCATATCTACTATGGAACGGGCAAGGAAGGGCTGGCCAGGAGAAACGAGGAGATCAGGAAACTAACCCGTTTTCTTTCACGGAGGGCCGAAAGCGAGCATGATTCCGATGCAGAAAACTTCTTTTTCGTGCTCGGAGATTTCAATATTGTGGGAAAGAAACATGTGACCTGGGAGTCGCTGCATTCGAACGGTTTCAGGGTTCCCGAACAGCTTCAGAAGATTCCTGCCGGCAGCAATGCGGCACGCGACAAGGCGTATGACCAGATCGCCTTCTGGCAACCGACGGCAGCGGGGCATCCCGGCACTACCTTCATCGATGTGGGTAATGCCGGCATTTTCGATTACTTCAAGTATGTGTTCCGCTGGGGGGACGATGATCACGACGGAGAAGACGAACGGTACTATGCTGAAAAAACAAAAACACACAAGCTTGCCTACAAGGAGTGGAGAACCTATCAGATGTCGGATCATCTGCCCATGTGGATAGAGTTGAGAACCGATTTCGGTACCGACTACCTTTCGGCGGTTTCCGCCTCCGACTGA